The Musa acuminata AAA Group cultivar baxijiao chromosome BXJ3-6, Cavendish_Baxijiao_AAA, whole genome shotgun sequence region CCACCGAGCTAGCGGGCGCGGTTGGTGGCGGTATGCGCGGCGGCGTTGGTTCCGTTTCCCCATGTTTATAGCATGCATAGCCAGCCTTCTCAACGCTCCAACACAGAAAAAACAAAAGAGGTTGGTGGTGGACTTGCACCTCttatccctcctcctcctcgtgtaataataataataataataataataaactctctgtctctctcataATGTTGCTGTTGCAAAATTGCATCATCAAGTCCACAAGTAGTGGCCTCCGAGCAAATAGTAGGTAGCAGCGGGGCAGCAGGACCAAACTGTTTGCTTCCGCGTGACATCAGGATGGATGCAGACAAAAAGGACCTTATCTGGAACAATCCTGATGAGCCGATCCCCAACACCAATAATTGGCATCGTCAGCTTCATTTTTCCATCGCAACCCGCGGTTTTCGGGCTGTGGCCAACAGTTCTAATGGGTACTGCTCTTTTGACTGCGCCACGGAAGATACAGCAGCACGACTCCTTCTCATCCTTTTTCCCATCACCTTTTGTAGCAGAGTTCAAAGTTGTactcatggagagagagagacagagagagtgcACCCATGTCAAAACGAAGAACCATAATATCATCATACTTACTCGATAATTCTCATCTGATTGATGATTTGGTACTCTACCTTAATTTAGTGTACTAATATGAGTTTATATATTAAGTTTGACTCAAGATAATCTATTATCTAATTTGGTCACAGATCGATGTGTCATGTCATAGATAGGATTAGACGATTATTATCCAATTAATAATTCAAATTTATGAAATTAATAAATCAATCAGCGTACCGATCCAACAACAACGACAAGCGATGTCCGGTCTCACATCATCGTCAGTACGAAAACTCAGTTGATTTATACCCCTATGATTCTACTACTCGTAGACTTACTGATTCAATAGATTCTTCTCCAAACAGTTCggctttcttcttcaaatcctcatcgCTCATTACTAACCCTATACGACGACAAATTATATATACAATATCATTCAATCGTACGATCCTTCTCCGTTTTCATGAATCCAACAACGGTGCTCATCGCATCCATCGAGCTACAGAAGTTTCTCTCGTCTTGGAGCTCGATGCCACGTCGCTCTCACCGCGACACCATTTTGGACCGTCTCGTCGAAGAGTCTTCTCCGAGTTCAAGTTTCTCGGCAGAGCTCTCTCTCTGGCCATCGGATAACGTAAATGAATACGAACGGGGGCTAAGCTATCTTATAGACAGAGATCGACTGATCATCGATCGATGGGGTGCTGTCGAAAAGGTTTGAATCACTGCTCGCCAATCGTACATGGAGAGGTTGATGTGTCACTCTCGCTAAAGCTTACCAAATTGCGTTGTTAAAAATGTGGTGGCGGGCTATCTACGAAAGGCAaacgaagggaagaagaagatgaagatgacAGATAGCCATGGAGTCAAGATGTCGTCCACTGCATTCCTGCATCGTGTCAACGCATCATTGCTCGGTTTCACGATATTAGATATATAGGCTCGATTAGCATTTGGGACCCCCTCACCCCCATGCCATTTCTTGTCTGAGACGCCATCCCTAAACCCTCCCTCGTCGAGAATCCAACTCTTCATGGCATCCACCCATTGGGTTAACCCAACCCACCCAGACGAGGGCAAATGCTTGCTTCGAAGGAACGGCACACCAAGATAGCCCTACAACATCTTTGTCCCATGCTGTTGTACCCATTCATCGGAGCTCTCCGGTATTGTAACATGTATCCCACATGCTATGTTAGCTGGTTTTGGACTCACTGTGTTGGGCTATTGTACTTAGCCGCCAAAGGAAATTTTCTTCATGTCAGACGTTGCTATTAATTACTCCTCTCTCGATCTTAATGCAAGCATATAATATAATCGAGTagatctctctctcctctctaaaaTGTAACATTTCGTACAAATTAGATTTGACACCCTAACAGTTATAAGGGGATCACACAATTTGGCTCTCTCTCATATTAGTGGTGGATACGGTGTAAATATATTCAGGTCGTCGTCGGTGTCACCCTATCATCACCAGCAAAGAATCACTGCGAGGATGAGCAAGTGAGGTGAATTCTCGGCCGACCATATGATACATGTTTCTTTCCCAGATGCGGACGCCCAGCACAAGTACAGATCGGTGCTCTGCATGCATGTGGAGTGAGAGAGGAAACATAAAGAGTATGTGCTACATGGcatgaagaggagaggagaggagaggaaggtGGGCCAAAGCGCTGATGCCTGCCTGCATGAGAAAGAAAGATTCTAATCCAACAAAAGACAAGCAGGAAGAAAACCCCTCTCCGTCTGCGCTCCTCACCATCTTATTTAATTCCCTGCACGTTTACTGCCTCTCTCTCGAACTCCATCTATCATTTCATGCTTTCCCATCTGTAGAAGCTAACACCTACTTTGGCTTGAGGAGGAAGTAAGCCAGAGAGAGGAAGGCCACGGCCACGGCCACGGCCGCCATGGGACGAGCCCCCTGCTGCGACAAAGCCAAAGTGAAGCGAGGGCCGTGGTCGCCAGACGAGGACGCCAAGCTCAAGTCCTACATCGAGCAGCACGGCACCGGCGGCAACTGGATCGCCCTCCCCCAAAAGATCGGTGCGTCTTGCTTGCTTCATGTGTAACTTTCGGTTCCAGGTCGAACACTTGGCTCCCACATCTTTACCGGTGCTCGTTGCTCCACTCAGGCCTCAGACGCTGCGGCAAGAGCTGCCGTCTCCGGTGGCTCAACTATCTCCGGCCAAACATCAAGCATGGAGGGTTCTCCGAAGAAGAGGATAGCATTATATGCAGACTGTACATCAGCATCGGTAGCAGGTGATGACCGAGATCCTCTTGTCTCCAGCTGCGAGAGCATGCGTCGGTGCGTCACTAACGTTCAGCTGTGTGTGGAAGAGCAGGTGGTCTATTATTGCTGCACATTTGCCGGGGAGGACCGACAACGATGTCAAGAACCACTGGAACACGAGGCTGAAGAAGAAGCTCTTCGGCAAGCAGTGCGACGGCCGTCAGCCGCCCCGTAAGCTCGGCCGCCCCAAGCAAGAATCTATTAGTTACGGCTGTAACGGAGATGGACTTGGCGTCCGCCCTGCCGATTGCTGGACTCCGCAGCAGATGCATCCGATCGGCCACGCAGGCCATACCGAGGGACCGAGCCACGGAAGTCCTCTCGTTGCTCCGGCAACGCCGCCGCTGCCCCTGCCGATCTGCGACTCTGCCACCCTGCTCTCCTCTTCCCTGCGCCGCGGTTCGTCCCGTGAAGATTCTCAAAGCTCCAATGGCTTTTCAACCGAGCTGGATGAGCTGTTCCAGTTCGACTCGGTCAAGTTAGAAGGATTCGACTGCTTCGATGGATCTGAAGGCATGAACTGGAACGAGGAAAGCTCTTTGATGTGCCCAGACGCGGTGCAGCAGTGGCCACCATTGGAAGAGCCAGTGCGACGGGGCATGTGGTAGTGGTTCGTGTACATATAGTAGCTGAGCTTCTGTAGATCTGTAGCATTTGTGCAGGTGCTGAAATTTTCTCGGAGTAACCCAAATAAACTTCCATctctgagagagaaagagagtcgCTTTGTGTGTCATTCCTTTTGTCATTTCCTCCCCTTCTTTGGATTCTCCTTATTAGATTGTAAGAAATGAATGCATGCTTTGTTTACAGTACCGTTCACAACCCTCTCTGTCCATAATGTCACCTTTGATCATGCTGGGAATAGGACTATGTGATCTCATGTTGAGGTTGGCAACTCACGAATCATGGAGATGAGTCCTTGTCCTAATGTTCTTTATTTCCCTGCAGAAAGGACAACAATTAGATGAGGGTCTTTGGAAATTTGCATCACAAATACACCAAGAAAGCTGGTAAGGGACCCAATGTACCTCTCTGTCATCGCAGAGAACTTGCAGCCTGTCcatgaaaaagaggaagaagctcCAATATTGTCTTTGTTCATTGGATTCATGCATGATTTGTCTCAATGTATTATTATTCCAAACATAGCAAGGTGAATTGTTTTCTAGTGGCAAAATAAGCATGTTCATAATCTAATGGATGCTAACTTATGAAATCATTCATCTGGAAACATTAAAAGAGAAAAAATCATCCAAAAAGCCAAGTTCAATGATCTGATGGTTGTCGGCTGCATTATCATTTCAATCATAATGATTCaattagaaacaaaaaaaatgctgaatgaagtttattttttttaatctattctaCAAAATTAACATGTCAAGTGTATTTATTCGATGGAGATTGATCGAAATATGAATGCAGATGAATCGCAGAAATATTCCGGTTTCGACTGAATTTAGAATTGCAGAAACTCATTTTTAATTTCCTCCTCATCTATTTAACTTTTGAGAATAGGTTGCCATAAATCAAGCTTCTCACTTGTGCAAATTCTATACTAAATGTGTATCATTAAGGTACCATAATTTCTATGTCCGGGAGATCTTCCACACTCATGCAACCTTAAGTCAAAACTGGCACCTATGACAATTTTTCCTGGAATCTCAGTTTCATTGTTtggtcaattcaatgtctttttCATGTTAAAGACAATGGAATGCAAACTGTAGTCACTCAGTTCTACTACTTTAGTTGTGTATTTAGAAGAAGATCCATAATTTTCTCAGTACAAAAAAAAACACAGAGTCTTGAGTTGATTGAATTCAGTAATGAATAGATTAagctttttgttttctttaatgtAATAGTTAAATGGCTAGACTCTACAAAAAGAAAGAGGAGACTTAAAAGTCAAAGGACCTAATGTCTACATTGTTGAAACTTGGTGAGGTGCAGGTCTTGTGTGAGAGAAGAGAAAAGGACATGAGCTTGGTCTAATGATTACTGCTTGGTGTAGGATATTATAAGTTGAAAACATTAACACTGCACAATCAACAAGTTTGGTGAGACTGCAAATGCTCTAATGTAGATGTTGTTTGGTTAGATGATACCAACTTGCTGAATTATTTGCTCACAGTTTCAaactggcaaatattttttgaatatgtTTCTTCAAATGCCATGAACATCTATCTATCTTTAAGAGTCTATGACCAGTTTACTCTGTTCAGTTCCATCAGATACACATCAACTGGTGCTTCTCCTTTACCAACCAACTACTTTGTATCTAACTTCATGGATTCCTCCAGCTAGGATATGTTAAAGATCCATGGATACAGATCAACCACCTACTCTTCTACTGGGTTTCAAGTCAAACAAATGTTTATGTTCCAGAGATCATTAGAAAGTTGTAGCTTCCATGTCACAATAATCATTGGATTCTACCAATCATAGGTTGAAGTCAATTGTTTCCAGTTCTGAGGATGAGATGAATCCTACAGGAAGTCATTTCTGAAATAGCTTTTAGATCTGAAAACCTGAGTTACATATGATGATAGAGGAATCAATCCTCCACAGGGATCTAAAACCACATCATCTTTTCAAAGGCACCTATGCAACTCGGTTGGCACATGGAAATGTTACCAGTCAAAGGGAAGAACACTGGCATCAAAAGTTCAGAAAAGATACCTAACTAAAAGGTCCCTTTCATTAGATAATGTCATGTGTCACCAATGACACCACACAAAGGGAAAAGGTACTGACTTGCTTGATCATCTTTCTCACATTTATTACAGTTTATGACTGAAATGAATGCATGCCTGTGATTCAGAAACATAGTCAAGCTTATCCATGAAGTCAGAAACCACCTTGAGTTTGAATCTGGCAAGCAACTTCATCCCTCTTGTGGAACAATAATTAATCAGAATAAGCAATTAGTGCTGATGCTAAGGCAGCTTTCCAAATGTGAGACAGTAGTTTTCTAGATCTACTGGTGATTTCCATAGATGCTACACTAGAAATCTAACATAAGAATGCCAGACAACCTATCACCTAATGGACATAGGTCATACATTTATCATTTCCCTGTTGTCCATGCCTTGCTTGGAAGATTAGCAATGAAATCTTTTCAACCTTTTGACTGGGAAAAAGCTGAATCAAACTTGAATGTCTATATGAAATCATGCAAAGAGACCTTTTTCTGGAGTTGTGGTGTGCCTAAATACATGTATCAGTCCATGCTTGCACATATCCTTCAGAAAAAGGGATTCAATTTCATGATGATACCAAACTTGAAGATATATTTGGGTGAGATTGCTCTGTTTTACCATCATGAAAGTTCATTTTGGATCCAAACCAAACTCAGCAGTTGATTCCATATATAATTTTAGACCCCAAGAAACAATTTCCTTTCAAGAATGACTTAATAATATTATCATTAACAGTGTCAATTTGTAGTGCTCTCCATGTTACAATCACAGTACTGTTTCTTAAACCCTTTGTTTATGACTTTAAAGAGATTCTTAAATCTTCACAGAAAGTGAGGTCTGAGAAGAAAACACCCCATGCAAAATGCCAAATGCAACAACTTGAGAGCTTATGTTGCTAAACAGATTTGATATTCTAAATCAACACATCAGAGGGAGTACCTTTAATGAAGGCCACTCTGACACAAGACTAATCCAAACAGATCTGTCTCTGTTAATCTAATCCTGTAATCTCAGATGACCATTAATTTAGTCCATGACAGAGACAGTCACTGTGACCGAGTGTTCTCTGTTTGTCACAAGCTAACACACACTTACCAAGCAGTATCCTCCCTAAATGTATCTTATTCTTCCCCATCATCTCCTTCATATCAACTGGGGATTGTTTGACCATTGTTTGTCCCATGAAAGGCTCTGATTGGGTTGTCAAAGGAATCTTTGAGGAATAACAATTGAGCAAATCGTTCCCACCAGCTTGTAATATGAGTTCATCATGCTGAAACTAGTTGCCAAAAGCTGGTTCTGTCCTCACCATGCAACTATTAACCACATCCAAATGAAAAGAATGAAAAAGGAATCAAGTAAATGAAAACTATTAACACCTTCATTTAGCAAAGGAAACAAATGTATATCCATTGTATAACCAACCACATTGGCAATCGAATTTTGATTTGAAATCTTCTGAATTCTATAGATCCGTATATGGATTCAGTACTATCTATGTTCAAATATCTGATATACCTCATAGTGTTGAATTTACTTAAATCCATCTAAGAAAATTTGTTATTTTGCAGTTCTTTTCGTGCTGAGGAGGCTTTGGCAAATTCAAGAGTTTTTCTTGAACTGCAGTAATAGAAATCCATTACTGTTTCCATTTCTCTGTTTTGTGTAGCACAGAGAAGAACAGTGTCTTGGCTTTGCTTGCATTGTGTGCAACGAAAGGCTTCATAAGCTTTCTCTTGTAACTCTTTGCAAGGGAAGAATACTGTGGAGGTTTCTGTCACCAATTTGCTTCTGCAGCAGAAAGGTGTTGTCTTGAAGTATTAGCTGCAGCAGTTAAATGGGCTGAGAAACCATTATGAGGATCAAAACTGGTTTCCCAATCATTAATCTTCCCATGCACTTCCGAGACTTTTGGATGATGAACTCATGTTCCAGACTTGGAACTTCCACGTTGGATACGAACTCATGTTCATGTTGCTGGTTGTTCCGCTGCAGATCAAGTTGTGTTAAGTGCATGAAGTGGCAGCAGTAAGTGTGCCGGTGAGTCGCTATTGGAGTCGTTGGACGCCAAGGAAGACGAGTCACCATCTCTCCCCGTCCATGCAGCGATGACATACACGTCTCCACCTAACGTTATCTCTTCCGCTCTGCGCCGTCTCTCACCGTTGGTATGTGGGCATGAACAAGCAGCGAAGGAGTTGGGAGAGTAACTGCGGGACGCGTCGCCTTCCCTTGCCGCATCTCTTAATCGGTCGATCATGGCAGAGAAGGTGAGACAGGAATTCTACTGCCTTCCTTCCGTGACCAATTAATCCCCACGAAGCGCACTCGAAGCACGCAATCGCCATGGTTTCATTTGGATGGACAAGAATCTCCCGTTGCAGGTCGTCGAAGCAATTTGCATCACCATGACGAGCCTGCTGACGACAAACAGCCTTATTATATCGGGTCATGGAGTTGGACGCGTAGCAACGAAAGCAATGTTAGTCTTAGATAGAGagagtcagagagagagagagattgtcgtCGTCACTACGAAGCTTCTACGCATTGTGTCGTATGATGACTCTGATCTCCGTGATTGGAGGAGGTTTCTGCGGCCACCATGACCTAAGCTTCCTTCGCTTTGCTCAAGTCGAAGACAAGGTCTTCCTCCTCGAAGCATTTGGGGACCCACCTTATCACCCAGTGATCCATTTGTAAGGCGACAGCCGGAGATTTCAAGAGAATTCCTTTTTATTCATATGTTGGCTTTTctctaatgtatattttgtttgtGTGGGTGTGATATTTTCATGCATAATCTGACCCGCGGAGACTATTCTTTTGATCGGAACCATTACAGTCACCGACAAACGAACAAGTAATTGGATTATTAGACTCGAAGATGAGTTTGGCTGTGACATCTTACATCGATCAGCTACTTACATTTCCAATTAGCGTGCGGCAGCATCACGTTTCTTCCACCGCTTTCTCATCTCTGTCATCATTCATCGATCAGCTTGAGCTGCCTGCAGCACTATCTCAGCTCTCCTCGACCTAATCGCGTTGCCTTTGACAAAGAagcgaggaggcggaggaggaggaggaggaggaaaggaagACTTCCGCCATGGTGCTTCCTTTTCTGGTGCATTCCACCGCATCAACAACCCACCCACACAAAGGCAGGCGCACCTCGCTGCACTTGGAGAGATCAACGGGGTGGTTGTTGTGATGATCTCTCGAGTTTCTCTTCTACCACCGTTGGGAAGGTGAGAAGCTTAGAAAATGCTTTCCCACCCACCACCGTTTCCGTCAGAGACATACCATCAAACACTTCGCTGGTGCCATTGACGAGTTGGTGTCGGGACTGGACTGGTTGATCGATCGCCTTGAATTGGCAGATTAATCGATCGACAGAAGTTCTTAATGGTTCAAAGTTCAAAATTCTTTGGCATTTGGCATTATGAAACGATTTACTGATCTTCGTTTATCGTATGAAAAATATTACAAAATAATATGAATTATATattcatctcttttttttttttgatccacTTTGGATTAAAAAAGAATTATATATTCAAATGTATTATAGTCATattt contains the following coding sequences:
- the LOC135640296 gene encoding MYB transcription factor 69-like, whose product is MGRAPCCDKAKVKRGPWSPDEDAKLKSYIEQHGTGGNWIALPQKIGLRRCGKSCRLRWLNYLRPNIKHGGFSEEEDSIICRLYISIGSRWSIIAAHLPGRTDNDVKNHWNTRLKKKLFGKQCDGRQPPRKLGRPKQESISYGCNGDGLGVRPADCWTPQQMHPIGHAGHTEGPSHGSPLVAPATPPLPLPICDSATLLSSSLRRGSSREDSQSSNGFSTELDELFQFDSVKLEGFDCFDGSEGMNWNEESSLMCPDAVQQWPPLEEPVRRGMW